The sequence ATGTACAAGATCGAGATCCCGCAGACCGAGCTGCCCAAGATGGAGAACCTGCGCGCCGTCTACGACGTCGTCAAGCAGTACGCCGGCTGGCAGGACTGACCCACATGACCGCCCTGGTCCCGCCGCGGGGAGCCGCCACGAGCCGGCCACCCCGCGGCGGGCGAGGCTCGGAGGTACGCCGTGACCTGGATTCCCGTCGTCGAGGTGGAGCGCGACGGCGAACGCCTCGGGGTGCACCGCGGCCCGGGCAGCGGCCCGGCGCTGGTGCTCGCCCACGGCCTGGAGGACTCCTGGCACACCTGGCAGCCGTTCGTCGACGCGCTGCGCGGTGACCTCCCCTTCACCCCGTACGCCCTCGACCTGCCCTGGCGGGCCGGTGCCCGGTACGGGTGGGTGCACCACACCGTCCCGGTCGCCCTGCTCCGGCAGGCCCTGGCGTTGCTCCCCGAGCCGCCGGCCCTGCTGGTGGGCCACTCGTTCGGGGCGAACGCGGTGCTGGAACTCCTCGCCGAGGCAAACCGCCCTGCGATCGAGGGCGTCGTGCTGATCGCCCCGTACTTCCGTCCCCCCGACGACCCGGTCGACTGGCGGCTCTTCGACCGGGAACTCGCCCGGTTCCGCGCGGTGATCGGGGAGGGGGTCCGGCTCAAGCTGGGCGAGCGGCGGCACACGCTCGACCCGGATCTGGTCGACACGATCGTCGCCAAGACCCTCGACCGGGTCGGCCCGCTCGGCTTCGTCGCCCTGCTCCGCCAGTTCATCACCACCAGCGATCTCGAACTCGACACCGTCACGGTGCCGACCCTGGTGATCAGCGGCGCCGCCGACGCGGCTCTCGCCGGCCCCCGCACCGAGGCGTTCCGCCGGGCGATGCCGGCGGCGACCGTGCACACCCGGTCCGACGGCGGCCACTTCTGCCATCTGGAGCAGGCCGCCGAGGTGGCCGCCGAGATCCGGCGGTTCCTCGCGGCGCTGCCCACCCCGACCGTCGCCTGAACCCGAGGAGACCCTCCGACATGCGTAAGCCGCCCCGGCTCTACTTCTCGTTCCGCAGCCCGCGCAGCTGGCTCGCCGTACGCCAGCTCACCGAGCGCTGGCCGGAAGCGCC comes from Micromonospora viridifaciens and encodes:
- a CDS encoding alpha/beta fold hydrolase — protein: MTWIPVVEVERDGERLGVHRGPGSGPALVLAHGLEDSWHTWQPFVDALRGDLPFTPYALDLPWRAGARYGWVHHTVPVALLRQALALLPEPPALLVGHSFGANAVLELLAEANRPAIEGVVLIAPYFRPPDDPVDWRLFDRELARFRAVIGEGVRLKLGERRHTLDPDLVDTIVAKTLDRVGPLGFVALLRQFITTSDLELDTVTVPTLVISGAADAALAGPRTEAFRRAMPAATVHTRSDGGHFCHLEQAAEVAAEIRRFLAALPTPTVA